The following is a genomic window from Dehalogenimonas sp. 4OHTPN.
CGCGGTCTGATGGATAGTCTTCGATGCCAATACCGGCGGCGTCGAGAATTTTCCTCACGTGCGGCTGTTGATGGCCATCGGGCAGTGCCAGCCGAACGACATCAGGGGCGTACTCGTGATAGGCCTCGAGAGCTGCCACCGTTTTCGGCGGCGCATCTTCGTTAAACTCTACTGCTGGCGGCAGGTTAGCCAGAATCGACGAGATAGCCGCCGAGAGGTCTTTGGAGGCCAGGCTTTCGCGGTTGGCTATTAGAACAGCCTTGAAGTCGAGAACTTTCGACAGAACTTTGAGACCTTTTAATACGAGTTCGCCCGCGCTCTTGCGCGGCAGGATGACCACCTCGGCAGTCTCCGGCGGGTAAGCCTCGGCAGAGCCCCAGAGGGGGTACACGGCGTAATTTTTGAGGCGGAGCTGGATAGCCAGCTGCTCAGCCAGGTTAGGGTATTCCGAAGCCAGGCGTACCTTGTCGGCGCGCCTTGACAGGTCGGCCAGCGAGGTGACGCCGTCGCCCGCCGCTGAAGCCGCGTAGAGGGCGCCGTGGCCGTAGCCCAGCACTCTCACCTTCACCAGCGACGATAGGCGATAGCGGGAAACAAGTTCCTCCACCCAGTCAGCGCCGCAGATACCAAGATCGTAGTTGCCGATTGCCACCTGGATGGGGATGTCCTTTTCATGGAGCATTTTAGCCGACAGCTCCGGGAATTTGGCGCTGGTCAGCCGGTACAGCCGGGCTTTGGGCTGGTAGTCATTGAGCTGCCAGCCGGCACGGTCGAGGAGTGCCGCCGTATCCGAAAGCAGGCGGCCTTTGGGCAAGGCGACTCTCATTCTTCAGAGGCCTCCCCGCCCAGCATCTCAACCAGTTCTTCGACTGTCTCGAACTCGAACTCCTCGTCTGTTTCAGTATCGGACAACACCAGCAAGCCGTCTTCTGTGATGTTGAGAACCCAGTCATAGTCCATAACGTCTGGGTCGCCAAGTTTGATCTCGGCGGTGTAATCGGCGTCCCGAAGATCAGTGGCCACGGCGAAAGCACGTGCCTCGTCGCCAGGCTGGAAGTTGACCAAAAAGCGGTCTGGTTCTTCCATCTCATACTCGGCCATATCAATGAACTTCATCAGCTCGTCCAGGTACAGGGCGAAGCCGGCCGCCGCCCTGGAAGGGCCGCCCATCAGGGCGATGAGGTTGTCATAGCGGCCGCCGCCGCCGACCGTAGCCCCATTAACCGAAAGGTGGAAGATAACGCCGGTGTAGTATTCAAAGCCGCGGCCGGAGGCCAGGTCGATCTCGTAGGGCACACCGACGTCGTCGAGTGTATCGAGTGTGGCGGCGAAGTCGCCTGCCGCTGCCTCCAACTCCACGGAGTAGCCGAAGAGGGACCTGAGATTGGAGAGGTAGTTGGATGAAGTCCCGGTTACACCAAGGAGAGTCTTAAGGCCGGCTAGAAGCTCCGGATTGGACTCGGCCAGCCGGCTCATCACCGACTCGTTGCCGTCGAGGATATCATCGAACAATTTGTGGCGAGCCTCCGGCGACGGTTCGAGCTGGGCCAAGACCGCCTGGATGACCCCGGAATGGGAGATTTTTATACGGCCCTCAAGGCCGAGCAGTTCCAGAGTCTCAAGAGCCATGCGGGCGAGTTCGGCATCGGCCAGAGGGCCGCTGCCGCCGATCAGTTCCGCGCCGCACTGCCAGCGCTCTCGGCCGCTGCCCGGCTTCTCCTCAAAGAGGAAAGTGTTTACCACATAGAAGAGCCTGGCGACTTCGCGGTCGGTCAGGGAATCGGTGTACAGGCGGGCGATGGGGATAGTGCCGTCCGGCCGCATAACCACGCGCTCGCCGCTCCAGCCGTCCCAATCCAGGAAGGAGAACACCTGCCCCAGCATACCGGGGGTCAGCGTGCCGGTGGCGGTGAACAGGTGCAGGTACTCCAGGGTGGGAGTGCGCACCTCTTCGTAGCCCCATTTGAGCGCAGTATCAATAAAGACGGATTCCGCCAGGCGGAATTTCAGCATTTGTTCGGGGATCAGGTCGCGGCAGCCGCGACACCTCTCTTGAGTCATGATTTCTCCTATACTGCTTTTGTTGGACACGGAGATTGTACACCAGGGGCATATTACGTTCAAATCTGGCCGTCTGACGGGTTGGTTTTTGTTTGCCGGCGAAGTAAGCACTTTTTCCCGAAACGATGTAAAAATCACGCGATGGGCTGAACGTGTGAAACGATTGTCGTTTGGTTTGGGAACAAATGGGGTTTCACAGCGCCCGAGGCGTATTGACCAACCGTTTCAGAACCGACCTGGTTCATGACCGAAGCGAACAAAGCCGGGGGCAGCAGGGACGGATTAAGAAGCAAGACGGCCTCCGCATTCAGAGAGGACAAACGTACTCATTTGGTTCATGCTGAGCATTATAGCACACCCGTTCCCCATGGCTGTCAAGTGAATTTTGTCGTTTTTGGCGGGTCGGAAAAAATATATCGGTCGGCAGGATGATCAGCCGACGCTCAGGCGGCCGGCAGTTATCGTATCAGGTGGGAAAGTGGGGCTAATCCCACATGATGCTTTATCCCACCAGATGTTCAAGCAGAGGCATTATGTTCTGAAGATAGCCTGTTGCGCCCCGTGTTATAATCAAAAGGCACCTGTCAAGGAGGCTACCGATGAATATCGCCGGCATCCTGCTGATCGCTCTGGCTATCGCCTTTTTTATCGTCGAATTCTTCACCTCCGGCTACGCCCTGTTCGCCGCCGCGGGATTGCTCTCCCTGATCCTCGGCCTGGTGTTAATTTTTGATTTCGCTGTCCCGCCATGGGTTACCGTCACCCTGCTCATCCTGATACTGGGCCTGTCGGTGACCGCTGTCATCCTTATCTGGCGCCGGGTCGCTGAAGCCCAAAAACAGAAGGTTGCCACCGGGCATGAGGAACTGATAGGTCAAAAAGCCCGGGTTCATGCCGCCCTGCAACCAGCCGGTAAAGTCTTTATCCAGGGAGAAATCTGGTCGGCGGAACTGGCCTCAGGCCAGGCCGAGATCGGTGAAGAGGTTACTGTCACTGGCGTAAAAGGCCTGAAATTGTTCGTAACGAAAAACGCGCGAGGAGAACAATAAATGGAAGCGGCTCTTGAAGCTCTGGTACCATGGCTCATTTTCCTGCTCTTCCTGGTGATTATCCTGGCCCTTTCAGTCAGGGTTGTCTCTGAATATGAACGGGGCGTCATCTTCCGGTTGGGCCGTCTGGTGGGCGCCAAAGGTCCGGGCATTTTTTTCCTAATCCCTTTCATTGACCGCATGGTCAAAATGGACCTGCGCGTCGTGACCATGGACGTGCCGGCTCAGGAGGTCATCACCCGGGATAACGTCACCGTCCGCGTCAACGCCGTCATCTACTTCCGCGTCGTCGATCCGCAGGCGGCGGTCGTCAAAGTCCTCGATCACATCCGGGCGACGTCCCAGATTTCGCAAACCACGCTCAGGAATGTTCTGGGTCAATCGGAACTTGACGAACTCCTGGCCAACCGGGAGAAGCTGAACGACGTCATCCAGGACATCATTGACAAGCAAACCGATCCCTGGGGCATCAAGGTTTCGACAGTCGAGATAAAAGAAGTGGAACTGCCTGAGACGATGCGCCGGTCGATGGCCGCCCAGGCCGAAGCCGAACGCGAGCGCCGGGCTAAAATCATCCATGCCCAGGGCGAGTTCGAAGCCTCAACCAAACTTGCTCAGGCGGCCGACATCATCGCCAAAGAACCGGTCACGCTTCAACTGCGGTATCTGCAGACGCTGACCGAGATCGCTTCCGAGCGCAATTCGACGGTGATCTTCCCCATCCCCATCGACCTCATCAGCATGTTCATGAAGGGATTTATCAAAGACAAGTAACGCATCGGAAAAGCCGGTCCCCGATGAATGGCCGGCCATTCCAGGCTTAACTCAGCGTCACATCACCGGCGACGACGACATATTCGGCGCCGTCGTCTCCAAGGATGACCAAAGCGCCGTCGGCGGTCACTTCAGCGGCGACTCCCTCGACGGCCGCTCCGGCGCCGCTGGCGGTCACCCGGCGCCCCAGGGTTATCAGGCGGGCGCGCCAGAGATTACGAAGGGCCGCCGGGTCGAAAGCGGTATAAAAAACGGCTATTTCATCGACAATCGCCCGCAGCAGCCGCGGCGTGTCGATTTTTCGGCCTGACTCCGCCGACATGCTGGTGGCGAGGCCGGCTATATCCGGCCAACCGGCCATATCCATGTTAACGTTCACGCCGATGCCGACGACCGCGTAGGTCTTGCCCCTGGCGGTTCCGCTCTCAACCAGTATCCCGGCGACTTTCCGGCCGTCAATGAGAATGTCATTGGGCCACTTTATATCGGCTTTCAACAGCGCGACCGCCTCTATGGCCTCGGCGGCCGCCAGTCCGGCCAGCATGGTGAGGTAGGGCAGCTTATCCGCTGACGGGTAGAGCAGCAGCGACACCGACAGCGAACCGGCCGGCGAAACCCAGGCGCGGGACAACCGGCCGCGGCCTTCAGTCTGTTCCGCAGCCACCACCAGGGTGCCTTCCGGCGCCCCTTTGTGCGCCAACTCTCTGGCCCGGTCCATGGTGGAGCCGATGCGTTCGTAGGTAAGTATGTGCTTGTCCCAGAGGCATCCGGAAAGGGCGTCTTCTACGCTGCGATAGTCGAGATTGTTCATGGTTGAAAGTATAGCATCGGCCATGTTCTCGCGGTCAAAGTCTAGAGTTAATTGTTCTTACAGTGAAGCAAGGTAACAAGCTAAAAAGGTAGCAAGAACAATCCCCGCCAAACACACAACATCGGTGAACAATAAATCAAAAACAGAACGAGCCTTAAATCCATCCCATTTGTGGATTCTATCGTCTACAAATTTAGGCCAAAACTTGATTGTTACAAATTGACGGCTATCAGCGTCATTAAGGTTTAATTGCCCACTCTCAATTTCATTAACAAGTTCCATTAACGCGGCAATAGTTTTTGCGGAAACATGACGCGACCTAAATTGCATTGTCACAAAAACGGATGCAAGCAATAATGCAAGAATAAAACAACAGGGGT
Proteins encoded in this region:
- a CDS encoding slipin family protein encodes the protein MEAALEALVPWLIFLLFLVIILALSVRVVSEYERGVIFRLGRLVGAKGPGIFFLIPFIDRMVKMDLRVVTMDVPAQEVITRDNVTVRVNAVIYFRVVDPQAAVVKVLDHIRATSQISQTTLRNVLGQSELDELLANREKLNDVIQDIIDKQTDPWGIKVSTVEIKEVELPETMRRSMAAQAEAERERRAKIIHAQGEFEASTKLAQAADIIAKEPVTLQLRYLQTLTEIASERNSTVIFPIPIDLISMFMKGFIKDK
- a CDS encoding ATP phosphoribosyltransferase regulatory subunit; the encoded protein is MTQERCRGCRDLIPEQMLKFRLAESVFIDTALKWGYEEVRTPTLEYLHLFTATGTLTPGMLGQVFSFLDWDGWSGERVVMRPDGTIPIARLYTDSLTDREVARLFYVVNTFLFEEKPGSGRERWQCGAELIGGSGPLADAELARMALETLELLGLEGRIKISHSGVIQAVLAQLEPSPEARHKLFDDILDGNESVMSRLAESNPELLAGLKTLLGVTGTSSNYLSNLRSLFGYSVELEAAAGDFAATLDTLDDVGVPYEIDLASGRGFEYYTGVIFHLSVNGATVGGGGRYDNLIALMGGPSRAAAGFALYLDELMKFIDMAEYEMEEPDRFLVNFQPGDEARAFAVATDLRDADYTAEIKLGDPDVMDYDWVLNITEDGLLVLSDTETDEEFEFETVEELVEMLGGEASEE
- a CDS encoding biotin--[acetyl-CoA-carboxylase] ligase, with translation MADAILSTMNNLDYRSVEDALSGCLWDKHILTYERIGSTMDRARELAHKGAPEGTLVVAAEQTEGRGRLSRAWVSPAGSLSVSLLLYPSADKLPYLTMLAGLAAAEAIEAVALLKADIKWPNDILIDGRKVAGILVESGTARGKTYAVVGIGVNVNMDMAGWPDIAGLATSMSAESGRKIDTPRLLRAIVDEIAVFYTAFDPAALRNLWRARLITLGRRVTASGAGAAVEGVAAEVTADGALVILGDDGAEYVVVAGDVTLS
- the hisG gene encoding ATP phosphoribosyltransferase is translated as MRVALPKGRLLSDTAALLDRAGWQLNDYQPKARLYRLTSAKFPELSAKMLHEKDIPIQVAIGNYDLGICGADWVEELVSRYRLSSLVKVRVLGYGHGALYAASAAGDGVTSLADLSRRADKVRLASEYPNLAEQLAIQLRLKNYAVYPLWGSAEAYPPETAEVVILPRKSAGELVLKGLKVLSKVLDFKAVLIANRESLASKDLSAAISSILANLPPAVEFNEDAPPKTVAALEAYHEYAPDVVRLALPDGHQQPHVRKILDAAGIGIEDYPSDRGFRRPKSDLEGFAIKTIRPQDMPIQVANGNFDLAITGWDWLTDHLHQFPASPVKRLLDLKYGWVRIVAVVANEVPVTNAVELKEYFRNRNLRVASEYINIADEYARNNHFGRYRIAPTWGSTEAYLPEDADLLIENTETGGTIARHNLRIIDTLFESTACVIGNTRAADNPVKRKRMEALVERLGKALDQAK
- a CDS encoding NfeD family protein produces the protein MNIAGILLIALAIAFFIVEFFTSGYALFAAAGLLSLILGLVLIFDFAVPPWVTVTLLILILGLSVTAVILIWRRVAEAQKQKVATGHEELIGQKARVHAALQPAGKVFIQGEIWSAELASGQAEIGEEVTVTGVKGLKLFVTKNARGEQ